A part of Marinobacter psychrophilus genomic DNA contains:
- a CDS encoding ribonucleoside-diphosphate reductase subunit alpha: MSALSNDLSNKLQAETPAASAATAASLQVIKRNGNLVNFTPSKIGVAVTKAFLAVEGDQAAGSARINDAVHRVTDQVVQAISRRLKAGGKVHIEDIQDQVELALMRAEEQKVARAYVLYREEHARERALHEPVEAHPTLTVKQAGGRTVPLDLGLMKQQVDNAAFGLDGINAESLVEESIRNLYNGIDESEVLSALIMTARGRIEREPDYSAVTARLLLEQLRLESVTALKLDTSLSLVDVYPQALGTFINAGIRYELLDEAMAAFDMERLGAALKPERDLQFGFLGLQTLYDRYFLHWKEDRLELPQVFFMRVAMGLSLREDDPNSRAIEFYDLLSSFDYMSSTPTLFNSGTRHSQLSSCYLTTVDDDLEAIYGSIRDNAMLSKWAGGLGNDWTPVRAMGARIKGTNGQSQGIVPFLKVVNDTAVAVNQGGKRKGAVCAYLESWHLDIEEFLELRKNTGDERRRTHDMNTANWVPDLLVERMRQDRDWTLFSPNDVPDLHDLYGNAFRERYQHYETLAAEGKIELFKTIPAKQLWRKMLTVLFETGHPWITFKDPCNLRSPQQHKGVVHSSNLCTEITLNTSADEIAVCNLGSVNLVAHISNGELDVKRLERTVDTAVRMLDNVIDINFYAVPQARNSNLKHRPVGLGLMGFQDALYALRLSYTSPQAVEFADVAMEQLSYFAIRASARLAAERGAYESYEGSLWSQNILPIDSIELLKAARLEGDLSVNTDSRLDWAPVRDLIAKHGMRNSNVMAIAPTATISNIVGVSQSIEPAYQNLFVKSNLSGEFTVVNPSLVRDLKAEGLWDNVMVNDLKYYDGSVQQIERIPTELKSRYATAFEIDTRWLVEAASRRQKWLDQGQSLNLYMAQPSGKKLDELYQLAWERGLKTTYYLRSLGATGANEQAATVAAPQPQVCSIDEPDCEACQ, translated from the coding sequence ATGTCTGCCCTCTCTAACGATCTGTCGAACAAGCTACAGGCCGAAACCCCCGCTGCGAGCGCGGCCACCGCGGCGTCGCTGCAAGTGATCAAGCGCAACGGCAACCTGGTCAATTTTACCCCTTCAAAAATCGGCGTTGCCGTCACCAAGGCATTTCTGGCGGTGGAAGGTGACCAGGCGGCGGGCTCTGCCCGCATAAATGATGCCGTTCACAGGGTAACCGACCAAGTGGTGCAGGCCATCAGCCGCCGCCTGAAAGCGGGCGGTAAAGTGCACATTGAAGACATTCAAGACCAGGTAGAACTGGCTCTGATGCGCGCCGAGGAACAGAAAGTGGCGCGGGCCTACGTTCTCTACCGTGAAGAGCACGCCCGCGAACGCGCTCTGCACGAGCCGGTAGAAGCTCACCCAACCCTGACCGTAAAACAAGCTGGCGGCCGCACCGTACCGCTAGACCTGGGCTTGATGAAACAGCAGGTCGATAACGCAGCCTTCGGGCTGGACGGCATTAACGCCGAATCCCTGGTGGAAGAATCCATACGCAACCTGTACAACGGCATCGACGAATCCGAGGTGCTGTCGGCGCTGATTATGACCGCCCGCGGCCGCATAGAGCGCGAACCGGACTACAGCGCCGTAACCGCCCGTTTGCTGTTGGAACAGCTGCGGCTGGAAAGCGTAACCGCGCTGAAACTTGATACCTCTTTAAGCCTTGTCGATGTCTACCCGCAAGCCCTGGGCACCTTCATCAACGCCGGTATTCGTTACGAATTGCTGGACGAAGCCATGGCCGCTTTCGACATGGAACGCCTGGGCGCTGCATTGAAACCCGAGCGTGACCTACAATTTGGCTTTTTGGGTCTGCAGACCCTGTATGACCGGTACTTCCTGCACTGGAAAGAAGACCGCCTGGAATTGCCGCAGGTCTTCTTCATGCGTGTGGCCATGGGCCTGTCCCTGCGTGAAGACGATCCCAACAGCCGCGCCATCGAGTTCTATGACCTGCTGTCGTCCTTCGACTATATGTCGTCTACCCCCACATTGTTCAACAGTGGCACCCGCCATTCCCAGCTGTCGTCTTGCTATCTAACCACCGTGGACGATGACCTGGAAGCCATCTACGGGTCGATTCGTGATAACGCCATGTTGTCAAAATGGGCCGGCGGTTTGGGTAACGACTGGACACCGGTGCGGGCCATGGGTGCACGCATCAAAGGCACCAACGGCCAAAGCCAGGGCATAGTGCCTTTCCTGAAAGTGGTGAACGACACCGCCGTTGCCGTGAACCAGGGCGGCAAACGCAAAGGCGCGGTGTGTGCTTATCTGGAAAGCTGGCACCTAGACATCGAAGAGTTTCTGGAACTGCGTAAAAACACCGGTGACGAACGCCGCCGCACCCACGACATGAACACCGCCAACTGGGTTCCAGATTTGCTGGTCGAGCGCATGCGTCAAGATCGCGACTGGACCCTGTTCAGCCCCAACGACGTGCCCGATTTGCACGATTTATACGGCAACGCCTTCCGCGAACGCTACCAGCACTACGAAACCTTGGCCGCAGAAGGCAAAATCGAACTGTTCAAAACCATCCCCGCCAAGCAGCTGTGGCGCAAAATGCTGACCGTGCTGTTTGAAACCGGCCACCCGTGGATAACCTTCAAAGACCCCTGCAACCTGCGCTCGCCGCAGCAGCACAAAGGCGTGGTACACAGTTCTAACCTGTGCACAGAAATCACCCTGAACACCAGCGCCGACGAAATCGCTGTGTGCAACCTGGGCTCGGTAAACCTGGTTGCCCACATCAGCAACGGCGAACTGGATGTAAAACGCCTGGAACGCACCGTGGACACCGCCGTGCGGATGCTCGATAACGTTATAGACATCAACTTTTACGCCGTACCCCAAGCGCGTAATTCCAACCTGAAACACCGCCCGGTAGGCCTGGGTTTGATGGGCTTCCAAGACGCGCTCTACGCTTTGCGCTTGTCATACACTAGCCCGCAAGCGGTCGAATTTGCCGATGTGGCCATGGAGCAGCTGAGCTACTTCGCCATTCGTGCCTCTGCCCGGCTGGCGGCCGAACGCGGCGCTTATGAAAGCTACGAAGGTTCCCTGTGGAGCCAGAACATACTGCCCATCGATTCCATCGAACTGCTAAAAGCCGCCCGCCTTGAAGGCGACCTGAGCGTAAACACCGACAGCCGCCTGGACTGGGCGCCAGTGCGTGACCTGATTGCCAAGCACGGCATGCGCAACAGCAACGTGATGGCCATTGCACCTACCGCCACCATTTCCAACATCGTGGGTGTGTCGCAATCCATCGAGCCGGCTTACCAGAACCTGTTCGTAAAATCGAACCTGTCAGGCGAATTCACCGTGGTGAACCCCTCGCTTGTGCGTGACCTGAAGGCCGAAGGCCTGTGGGACAACGTGATGGTGAACGACCTGAAATACTACGACGGCAGCGTGCAGCAAATCGAACGCATACCCACCGAACTGAAATCCCGCTACGCCACTGCGTTTGAAATAGACACTCGCTGGCTGGTAGAAGCCGCATCACGCCGCCAAAAGTGGCTAGACCAGGGCCAAAGCCTGAATCTGTACATGGCCCAACCCAGCGGCAAAAAACTCGACGAACTCTACCAACTGGCCTGGGAGCGCGGCCTGAAAACCACCTATTACCTGCGGTCTTTGGGTGCCACCGGCGCCAACGAACAAGCCGCAACAGTCGCCGCGCCGCAGCCCCAGGTTTGCAGCATTGACGAACCTGACTGCGAAGCGTGCCAGTAA
- a CDS encoding DUF3047 domain-containing protein: MFSSVAFSQSEETAPHLPRFSEMTSTSDGWEPLEFPNIDQHSNYQLLVEDGVQVVKADTAGSASGLIARINVQPQDSLILRWRWKVSNVFAKGDARSKNGDDYPARIYVAFEFQPDNAGFFERAKRKAVEVMFGEALPGNAINYIWANQLPIGEWVSNPYTDKTRMLAVTSGAEKTGEWVSVERDITADYRKAFGEEPPAIIGIAIMSDSDNTGEQASAWYGDIQLVKAP, encoded by the coding sequence ATGTTCAGTTCCGTTGCGTTTTCTCAATCAGAAGAGACAGCGCCCCACCTGCCCCGTTTCTCTGAGATGACAAGCACCTCCGACGGCTGGGAGCCTCTGGAATTCCCCAACATAGATCAGCACTCCAACTATCAACTGTTGGTTGAAGACGGTGTTCAAGTGGTCAAAGCCGACACGGCTGGAAGCGCATCCGGGCTGATTGCGCGGATAAACGTGCAGCCTCAGGATTCGCTGATTCTGCGCTGGCGCTGGAAGGTGTCGAATGTGTTTGCCAAGGGCGATGCCCGCAGTAAAAACGGTGATGACTATCCGGCGCGCATTTACGTGGCTTTTGAGTTTCAGCCCGACAACGCCGGTTTTTTTGAGCGCGCAAAGCGCAAAGCGGTGGAGGTGATGTTCGGAGAAGCTCTGCCGGGTAATGCTATTAACTACATTTGGGCGAACCAGCTGCCTATTGGCGAATGGGTGAGTAACCCTTACACCGATAAAACCCGAATGTTAGCGGTGACCAGCGGCGCGGAAAAAACCGGTGAATGGGTGAGCGTTGAGCGGGATATTACGGCGGACTACCGCAAGGCCTTTGGGGAAGAACCGCCAGCCATTATCGGCATTGCCATTATGTCGGATTCCGACAACACCGGCGAGCAAGCAAGCGCCTGGTATGGCGATATACAACTTGTTAAGGCGCCATGA
- a CDS encoding FAD-binding and (Fe-S)-binding domain-containing protein, whose amino-acid sequence MSLPADFVSAVNQLIPEQRRFDDPLSTLAFGTDASFYRLIPKLVVRVNAEHEVVALLQLAGKHRVPVTFRAAGTSLSGQAISDSLLIVLGDGWSRRDILDNGARIRLQPGVIGAQANAVLAPLGRKIGPDPASINACKIGGIVANNASGMCCGTAQNSYKTLNAMRLVLADGEVLDSEDPASVAAFSRRHSELLEQLAQLGRDTRANSPLADRIRHKYRMKNTTGLSLNALVDFDDPLDILTHLMVGSEGTLGFISSVTYNTVPEYPHKATTLVVFGNVEDCCRAVPLLKPQPVDAVELLDRRSIRSVEDQPGLPAWVKALSDDACALLIETRAASQWLLHEQIEQIRAVLAPFHVEQQVDFTEDATLSGQLWAIRKGTFPAVGAVRPTGTTVIIEDVTFPIPQLAEGVNRLIKLFEKHSYHEAILFGHALEGNLHFVFTQSFDDPAQVERYAAFMGEVAQLVAVEFGGSLKAEHGTGRNMAPFVELEWGTDAYQLMWKIKRLLDPQGILNPDVVLSEDPGIHLKNLKPMPAANEIIDKCIECGFCEPVCPSNGLSLSPRQRIVIWRDIQAKKRAGVNTRELEEAYQYQGIGTCAATGLCAQRCPVGINTGDLVRELRAGKAHYHSRADWLAAHFATALKGTRLMLAAADTANRLLGAPRLQRWTEASKKLSGGRVPFWNPATPQPVRWVEHAKPAVAAEKPRVVYLPACVSHAMGPARSDSEQAPLLEKTRQLLEKAGYEVVFPEAMDSLCCGQPFASKGYPQQADRKRSEMLAAVKRASRDGRDPIYCDTSPCTLRLLQQQDHGLDIYDPVRFIRSHLLDRLEFMPQSESVAVHVTCSTQHLGEGQALIDIARKCSTHVVVPEDIHCCGFAGDKGFTTPELNGHALRTLQTVVQHCTEGVSTSRTCEIGLSSHSGVDYHSLVYLVDRVTRPVQALA is encoded by the coding sequence ATGAGTTTGCCCGCCGATTTTGTGAGTGCCGTGAATCAACTGATTCCCGAACAGCGTCGTTTTGACGATCCGCTGTCAACGCTGGCGTTCGGCACCGACGCCAGCTTCTACCGCTTGATTCCCAAGCTGGTGGTGCGGGTAAACGCCGAACACGAGGTCGTCGCGCTGCTGCAATTGGCGGGTAAGCACCGAGTACCGGTTACCTTTCGTGCCGCCGGTACCAGCTTGTCGGGCCAGGCCATCAGTGATTCGTTGCTGATTGTGCTGGGCGATGGCTGGAGCCGTCGGGATATTCTGGATAACGGTGCCCGTATTCGCCTGCAACCGGGTGTGATTGGCGCCCAAGCTAACGCCGTTCTGGCGCCTCTGGGGCGCAAAATCGGGCCAGATCCAGCGTCTATTAATGCCTGCAAAATCGGCGGTATTGTTGCCAACAACGCCAGCGGCATGTGCTGCGGAACCGCACAAAACAGCTATAAAACCCTGAACGCCATGCGCCTGGTGCTGGCAGATGGCGAGGTGTTAGACAGCGAAGACCCCGCCAGTGTAGCCGCCTTCAGCCGTCGCCACAGCGAACTGCTGGAACAGCTGGCGCAATTAGGCCGGGACACCCGCGCCAACAGCCCGCTGGCGGACCGAATCCGTCACAAATATCGAATGAAAAACACCACCGGCCTGTCGCTGAACGCACTGGTGGATTTTGACGATCCGCTGGATATTCTGACCCACCTGATGGTGGGCTCTGAAGGCACCCTGGGCTTCATCAGTTCCGTCACTTACAACACCGTGCCCGAATACCCGCACAAAGCCACCACTCTGGTGGTGTTCGGCAATGTTGAAGACTGCTGCCGCGCCGTGCCGCTGTTGAAGCCGCAGCCGGTGGATGCGGTCGAATTACTCGACCGACGCAGCATACGATCGGTGGAAGACCAACCCGGCTTGCCAGCCTGGGTAAAAGCTCTGTCAGACGATGCCTGTGCCTTACTGATTGAAACCCGTGCCGCTAGCCAGTGGCTGCTGCACGAACAGATAGAGCAGATTCGCGCGGTGCTGGCGCCGTTCCACGTGGAACAACAGGTCGATTTCACCGAAGACGCCACCTTGTCTGGCCAGCTGTGGGCCATCCGCAAAGGCACATTCCCGGCTGTCGGCGCCGTGCGCCCCACGGGCACCACGGTGATTATTGAAGACGTGACCTTTCCCATCCCGCAGCTGGCGGAAGGCGTTAACCGACTGATCAAGCTGTTTGAAAAACACAGTTACCACGAAGCCATCCTGTTCGGCCACGCTTTGGAAGGTAACCTGCACTTTGTGTTCACCCAGAGTTTTGATGATCCGGCCCAGGTAGAGCGTTATGCAGCGTTTATGGGCGAGGTGGCTCAGCTGGTGGCCGTGGAGTTTGGCGGGTCCTTAAAAGCCGAGCACGGCACCGGCCGTAACATGGCGCCGTTTGTGGAGCTGGAGTGGGGGACCGACGCCTACCAGCTGATGTGGAAAATAAAGCGCCTTCTGGACCCACAGGGAATATTGAATCCAGACGTGGTTCTGTCTGAAGACCCCGGCATCCATCTGAAGAATCTCAAGCCCATGCCAGCGGCCAACGAGATTATCGATAAGTGCATTGAGTGCGGTTTCTGCGAGCCGGTGTGCCCGTCTAACGGCCTGAGCCTGAGCCCGCGCCAGCGCATTGTGATCTGGCGTGACATTCAGGCCAAAAAGCGCGCGGGTGTAAATACCCGTGAGCTGGAAGAAGCCTATCAATATCAGGGAATAGGCACCTGCGCCGCCACGGGTCTTTGCGCCCAACGTTGCCCCGTGGGGATCAACACCGGGGACCTGGTGCGCGAACTGCGCGCCGGCAAGGCGCATTACCATAGCCGTGCTGATTGGCTGGCCGCACACTTTGCGACGGCCCTGAAGGGCACCCGGCTGATGCTGGCAGCGGCCGACACCGCCAACCGTTTGTTAGGCGCACCCCGCCTGCAGCGTTGGACCGAAGCCAGTAAAAAACTCAGTGGTGGTCGTGTTCCGTTCTGGAACCCCGCTACGCCGCAACCGGTGCGCTGGGTTGAACATGCGAAACCAGCGGTAGCTGCTGAAAAGCCGCGGGTGGTGTACTTGCCAGCGTGCGTGTCCCACGCCATGGGTCCGGCGCGTTCTGACAGCGAGCAGGCGCCGCTGCTGGAAAAAACCCGACAGCTGTTGGAAAAAGCCGGCTACGAGGTTGTGTTCCCAGAGGCCATGGATTCGCTGTGCTGCGGCCAGCCATTTGCGTCCAAAGGCTACCCACAGCAGGCGGATCGAAAACGCAGCGAAATGCTGGCAGCGGTAAAACGGGCCAGCCGCGACGGCCGCGACCCGATCTACTGCGACACCAGCCCCTGCACCCTGCGGTTGCTGCAACAGCAGGATCACGGTCTGGATATTTACGATCCAGTGCGGTTTATTCGCAGCCATCTGTTGGATCGGCTCGAGTTTATGCCACAGAGCGAATCCGTGGCGGTACACGTTACCTGCAGCACCCAGCATCTGGGGGAAGGGCAGGCACTGATCGATATCGCCCGTAAGTGCAGCACCCATGTTGTGGTGCCAGAAGACATTCATTGCTGCGGCTTTGCTGGCGACAAAGGCTTCACCACGCCGGAACTGAACGGCCACGCTTTGCGAACCTTGCAAACGGTGGTACAGCATTGCACCGAGGGTGTATCAACTAGCCGTACCTGTGAAATTGGATTAAGCAGCCACAGTGGCGTGGATTACCACAGCCTGGTGTATCTGGTAGACCGGGTAACTCGGCCCGTTCAAGCCCTTGCCTGA
- a CDS encoding substrate-binding periplasmic protein yields the protein MDCLFVLLFKPGYRTYSLAFMTVCAACLFGFTLASPPALADPTPTRQTLQVGYTEFPPFTYQNSQGQAAGEFIDITRKVVLEAGYATEFVFLPPSRLLLHLRDGIIDLAPGLSGTPLVVYETLESWVSPVTLELHAWHLNTTETLKSFDQIKHKRVIVISGYNYGGLMSWMEKQSDIALTEAPNHRAAIDMLKRNRGDYLVDYHKPVQALLSAPGDENLHSTKLLSREGVWVFALSRPQAEIWREQFDDAYIRLAEKGEVPPLRRLGLGYKIIGFPNL from the coding sequence ATGGATTGCCTTTTTGTGTTGCTTTTCAAACCTGGCTACCGCACATACAGTTTGGCGTTCATGACTGTATGTGCGGCCTGCCTGTTCGGTTTTACATTGGCGTCGCCACCGGCGTTAGCAGACCCAACGCCAACTCGTCAGACTTTGCAGGTAGGCTACACGGAATTTCCGCCGTTCACGTATCAAAACAGTCAGGGCCAGGCAGCGGGTGAATTCATTGACATCACCCGCAAAGTTGTTCTTGAAGCGGGTTACGCAACCGAGTTTGTCTTTTTACCTCCCAGCCGCCTGCTGCTGCACCTGCGTGACGGCATAATAGACTTGGCGCCGGGTCTCAGTGGCACGCCGTTGGTGGTTTACGAAACCCTGGAAAGCTGGGTAAGCCCGGTCACTCTGGAATTACACGCCTGGCACCTGAACACAACAGAAACACTGAAAAGTTTTGACCAGATCAAACACAAACGTGTGATTGTCATCAGCGGCTATAACTATGGCGGGCTGATGTCGTGGATGGAAAAACAAAGCGATATAGCCCTGACCGAAGCGCCAAACCATCGCGCTGCAATTGATATGCTTAAGCGCAATCGTGGTGACTATTTGGTGGATTATCACAAGCCTGTGCAGGCATTGCTGTCGGCGCCTGGCGACGAAAATCTCCATTCCACCAAGCTGTTATCACGGGAAGGCGTTTGGGTGTTTGCCCTCAGTCGTCCGCAGGCTGAAATATGGCGCGAACAATTTGATGACGCCTACATCCGCCTCGCTGAAAAAGGCGAGGTGCCACCGCTGCGGCGTTTGGGGCTAGGCTATAAAATTATTGGCTTTCCGAATTTATAA